In Paenibacillus sp. BIC5C1, a genomic segment contains:
- a CDS encoding DMT family transporter, giving the protein MKPLKYTFLILVITLIMGTSFPVGKIGMMYAPPFLLMALRYILAGALLAWIIRKRPMPVGWKQWMQIAVIGLFQSAGVMGCAYYSMNWISSGESAIITFTNPLLVIILSAALYGVSYRFSQWTGVVLGFIGVALTFGFHLSMSPGTWIGFGGAVSFAVSTLLIKRWGAAHDTFVLTAYQMLAGGAVLLLLSVFTEQPHFIANTTSIVVLVWLTIFCSIIQFTLWFYLLHNTDPAKTSSFLFLAPLFGLLSSFILLEERVGWIVGAGGVMICLGIFLVNRHPASHKSDLDNPGLSQRPSAS; this is encoded by the coding sequence ATGAAGCCTTTAAAATATACGTTCCTGATCCTCGTGATCACGCTCATCATGGGAACCTCGTTTCCCGTAGGCAAAATCGGTATGATGTATGCTCCTCCCTTTTTGTTAATGGCACTTCGCTATATATTGGCAGGAGCATTACTAGCGTGGATCATCAGAAAACGTCCCATGCCTGTGGGGTGGAAACAGTGGATGCAAATCGCCGTAATCGGTCTGTTCCAGTCGGCGGGAGTGATGGGCTGTGCCTACTACAGCATGAACTGGATTAGTTCGGGAGAATCCGCCATAATCACATTTACGAATCCGTTGCTTGTCATCATCCTGAGTGCTGCTCTATATGGTGTGTCCTATCGTTTTAGCCAGTGGACCGGTGTGGTTCTCGGATTTATCGGAGTGGCGTTAACCTTTGGATTCCATCTGAGTATGAGTCCTGGGACGTGGATTGGCTTTGGCGGCGCTGTCTCTTTTGCTGTATCTACGTTGCTCATTAAACGCTGGGGTGCTGCTCATGATACATTTGTGCTTACCGCTTACCAAATGCTCGCTGGAGGCGCAGTACTGCTTCTACTGAGTGTGTTTACAGAGCAGCCTCATTTTATCGCAAATACAACATCCATCGTTGTCCTGGTATGGCTGACCATTTTCTGTTCCATCATTCAGTTCACCCTCTGGTTTTATTTGCTGCATAACACAGATCCGGCCAAAACCAGTTCCTTTCTTTTTCTGGCGCCGCTGTTTGGACTGCTGTCGAGCTTCATCTTGTTGGAAGAGCGTGTCGGCTGGATTGTCGGTGCAGGTGGGGTAATGATCTGTCTGGGCATTTTCCTGGTTAATCGTCATCCCGCCAGTCATAAGTCCGATTTGGATAATCCGGGTTTGTCCCAACGCCCATCTGCAAGTTGA
- a CDS encoding HelD family protein, translating to MSDSFQSAYQEEEYRLERTMKEVDSQLERLQNIPVYTGHDFTEQVLEAGREERRTALSKSAQQPYFGRLDFEEQGSGARKPLYIGKIGVDREEVGEHPLVIDWRAPVASLFYSFTGGEASATYEAPEGLIEGLVYLKRNVVIRQRILERVADTYNRDSDQPAVSDEFLVYRLGENKDNKLRDIVSTIQAEQDQIIRAARNTALIIQGVAGSGKTTVALHRLAFLLYQYKEQVSAEKMVIFAPNHMFLDYISDVLPELGVGDIQQRTFPDWAMNLLGLDLPLADTSETLNTWFETPDARPELNDDVPGRYKGSIRFMELIREWLSGMEEESVPDMDFSPWDGAVLSKAEIENWFGEEYKHYPLAKRKERVMARIHRWIEMELKKPCPEAVRKERKKKAATREKAYAKKWPQYEPLTLYKQLFKVVKGGSVPASLSGLIPNLVMKQTAADLKQDIIREEDLPALVYIHTLVHDIDGSERFDHVVIDEAQDFSPFHVALLDQFVKGHSFTILGDLSQGIHEYRGVHAWEEMSSLFPEEQNAYFALTRSYRSTMEIIDYANTILERGVKSGITAIPVFRSGDPVRTLSYGVEGRTASLEQALKLLTVKDYRTVSILTRTLHEAKELHQELQAAGWDLNLIDGGKKQYTGGHSVLPVYLSKGLEFDAVIVADADEKHYLSNAGDAKLLYVGCTRALHELWLFHDGQLPDYAAATHNPEGESVAIQGWPDSEAE from the coding sequence ATGTCAGACAGCTTTCAAAGTGCCTATCAAGAAGAAGAGTACAGGTTAGAGCGAACGATGAAGGAAGTGGACAGTCAGCTGGAACGGCTGCAGAACATTCCGGTATACACCGGCCACGACTTCACAGAGCAAGTGCTGGAGGCCGGACGCGAAGAGCGCCGCACCGCCTTGTCCAAGAGCGCGCAGCAACCCTATTTCGGACGCTTGGATTTCGAAGAACAGGGCAGTGGTGCACGGAAACCGCTGTATATTGGCAAAATCGGCGTAGACCGCGAAGAGGTGGGAGAGCATCCGCTCGTCATCGATTGGCGTGCTCCTGTCGCAAGCCTGTTTTACTCATTTACCGGAGGGGAAGCCTCCGCAACGTATGAAGCCCCGGAGGGACTCATTGAGGGGCTGGTTTATCTGAAACGAAACGTTGTCATTCGGCAGCGTATATTGGAACGAGTGGCGGATACGTACAATCGGGACAGTGACCAGCCAGCCGTATCGGATGAATTCCTCGTGTATCGATTGGGTGAGAACAAAGACAACAAGCTTCGTGATATCGTATCCACCATTCAGGCGGAGCAGGATCAGATCATTCGTGCGGCGAGAAACACCGCATTGATCATTCAGGGTGTGGCTGGTTCGGGTAAAACAACCGTCGCACTGCATCGCCTTGCCTTCTTGCTGTATCAGTACAAGGAGCAGGTATCTGCGGAGAAAATGGTTATTTTCGCACCCAACCACATGTTCCTGGATTACATATCGGATGTACTCCCGGAGCTCGGTGTAGGGGACATTCAGCAGCGTACATTCCCGGATTGGGCGATGAACCTGCTGGGGCTGGACCTGCCTTTGGCAGACACGTCGGAGACTTTGAACACCTGGTTTGAAACGCCGGATGCACGTCCTGAGCTCAATGATGATGTGCCAGGGCGTTACAAAGGCTCGATTCGCTTCATGGAATTGATCCGGGAGTGGCTGTCCGGGATGGAAGAGGAATCCGTACCTGATATGGACTTCAGTCCATGGGATGGCGCAGTGCTCAGCAAAGCCGAGATTGAGAACTGGTTTGGGGAAGAGTACAAACATTATCCGCTGGCAAAACGAAAAGAGCGGGTTATGGCGCGTATTCACCGCTGGATTGAGATGGAACTCAAGAAACCTTGTCCGGAAGCCGTTCGCAAAGAGCGTAAAAAGAAAGCGGCAACCCGTGAGAAGGCTTACGCCAAAAAATGGCCTCAATATGAACCACTTACGCTGTACAAACAGCTGTTCAAGGTTGTTAAAGGCGGTTCGGTACCTGCCTCGCTCAGCGGGCTTATTCCCAATTTGGTGATGAAGCAAACGGCAGCAGATCTGAAGCAGGATATCATCCGTGAAGAGGATTTGCCTGCATTGGTGTACATTCATACGTTGGTTCATGATATTGACGGCTCCGAGCGCTTCGATCACGTCGTCATTGATGAAGCGCAGGACTTTTCTCCTTTTCATGTGGCGTTATTGGATCAGTTTGTCAAAGGACATTCCTTCACCATACTGGGCGATCTGTCCCAAGGTATTCATGAGTATCGTGGTGTTCATGCGTGGGAAGAGATGAGTTCCCTGTTTCCTGAGGAGCAGAATGCATACTTTGCATTGACCCGGAGTTATCGCTCGACGATGGAAATTATTGATTACGCGAATACAATTCTGGAGCGGGGCGTAAAGAGCGGCATTACAGCGATTCCTGTATTCCGGAGTGGTGATCCCGTACGGACATTGTCCTATGGGGTAGAAGGGCGCACAGCGAGCCTTGAACAGGCTCTGAAGCTCTTAACGGTCAAAGACTATCGCACAGTTTCCATTCTGACCCGTACCCTGCATGAGGCAAAAGAGCTTCATCAGGAGCTCCAGGCGGCAGGCTGGGATCTGAACTTGATTGACGGCGGCAAAAAACAGTACACAGGCGGTCACTCCGTTTTACCTGTCTATTTGTCGAAAGGCTTGGAGTTTGATGCAGTGATCGTAGCAGATGCGGATGAGAAACACTATTTGTCCAATGCGGGCGATGCGAAGCTGTTATACGTTGGCTGTACACGGGCATTGCACGAATTGTGGTTGTTCCACGACGGCCAATTGCCAGACTACGCTGCTGCAACCCACAATCCGGAAGGTGAGTCTGTTGCCATTCAGGGTTGGCCTGACAGCGAGGCAGAGTAA
- a CDS encoding ABC transporter ATP-binding protein: MEEQQHTGQDESKIGKKGFKDFVKLIAATNPPKLILIIALILTLIQTTAGLIVPLMTKGLIDGLTMSALNKSVIFLLLGAFVIQAIASGISIYMLNYAGQRVVATLRTKLWNKVLSLPMPYFDRNRTGDTMSRITNDTSQIMTLIADYLVSFVSNIVAVVGGVALLFYLDWVMSLIILSLVPLTLLILLPVGRKMYKISKKQQDEMAGLTSVLSQVIGEIRLVKAYGTEKQEAEAGDSRIGKMFAFGLQEARILALIGPLFTFVMTAVLVVILGVGGMRVASGLLSPGELVAFILLLFQVIMPMGQFTTLYSRLQKVVGATERIQAILAHEEEPRHSTTIAPKGNETITFNNLHFSYVTGEEVLHGINLTVPARKVTAIVGPSGSGKSTLFSLLEQFYLPESGSISYGGQAITDYSLASWRSKIGYVSQESPLMAGTIKENMTYGLGREASMDEIRQAAEMAYSSAFIDKLPQGYDTEVGERGIKLSGGQRQRIAIARALLRSPDILMLDEATSSLDSTSEHEVQQALSNLMEGRTTVVIAHRLSTVVDSDQIVVLEQGHVTGTGTHAELISNHPVYRELAQKQFVAQDGKPDSEPD; encoded by the coding sequence ATGGAAGAGCAACAACATACAGGTCAAGATGAATCAAAAATAGGGAAAAAAGGATTCAAGGATTTTGTGAAGCTGATTGCTGCCACTAATCCACCGAAACTAATTCTAATCATAGCGTTGATCCTGACACTTATTCAGACGACAGCCGGACTAATTGTGCCTTTGATGACCAAAGGCCTGATTGATGGGCTCACGATGTCTGCGCTGAACAAGTCCGTTATTTTCCTGCTTCTGGGGGCATTTGTTATTCAGGCCATCGCTTCAGGCATCAGCATCTATATGTTGAACTATGCAGGTCAACGGGTAGTTGCGACACTGCGAACAAAGCTGTGGAATAAGGTGTTATCCCTACCGATGCCATATTTCGATCGGAATCGTACAGGTGATACGATGAGTCGAATCACGAATGATACAAGTCAGATTATGACGCTAATTGCGGATTATCTTGTCTCTTTTGTATCCAATATCGTTGCGGTTGTGGGCGGGGTAGCGTTGCTTTTTTATCTGGATTGGGTCATGTCACTCATTATTCTGAGTCTGGTGCCGCTAACACTGCTGATCCTGTTGCCAGTTGGGCGTAAAATGTACAAAATCTCCAAAAAGCAGCAGGACGAAATGGCAGGTCTTACTTCGGTGCTCAGCCAAGTCATTGGCGAGATCCGTTTGGTGAAAGCTTATGGAACGGAGAAACAGGAGGCGGAGGCAGGCGATTCCCGTATTGGGAAGATGTTTGCTTTTGGACTGCAGGAAGCTCGGATTTTGGCGTTGATTGGACCACTCTTTACGTTTGTCATGACGGCCGTGCTGGTTGTTATTCTGGGTGTTGGAGGTATGCGGGTAGCTTCAGGTTTGCTGTCTCCGGGGGAACTGGTCGCCTTCATTCTGTTGTTGTTCCAGGTGATTATGCCGATGGGACAATTTACGACATTGTATTCACGTCTGCAAAAGGTTGTCGGTGCGACAGAACGCATTCAGGCTATTCTGGCACATGAAGAGGAACCGCGTCATAGCACAACAATTGCGCCCAAGGGCAATGAGACGATTACATTCAACAATCTGCATTTCTCTTATGTAACAGGGGAAGAGGTACTGCATGGGATCAACCTGACCGTTCCGGCCCGTAAAGTAACGGCCATTGTGGGGCCAAGCGGGAGCGGGAAATCAACGCTGTTCTCCCTGTTGGAGCAGTTCTATCTTCCAGAGTCGGGTAGTATATCCTATGGTGGACAAGCCATAACTGATTATTCATTAGCCTCTTGGCGAAGCAAGATTGGATATGTATCACAGGAGAGCCCTTTGATGGCAGGCACAATTAAGGAAAACATGACATACGGGCTGGGCCGTGAAGCGAGTATGGATGAAATTAGACAGGCGGCAGAAATGGCGTATTCGTCAGCTTTTATCGACAAATTGCCACAGGGCTATGACACGGAAGTGGGAGAACGCGGGATTAAACTCTCCGGTGGTCAACGCCAACGGATCGCTATTGCTCGTGCACTGCTGCGCAGTCCGGATATTCTGATGCTTGATGAAGCCACGTCCAGTCTGGACAGCACCTCCGAACATGAAGTGCAGCAAGCATTGTCCAATCTGATGGAAGGACGAACGACGGTAGTCATTGCACACCGATTGTCCACTGTCGTCGACTCTGATCAGATTGTTGTGCTGGAACAGGGACATGTAACGGGAACTGGAACACATGCGGAGTTAATTAGCAATCATCCGGTATACCGTGAACTGGCACAGAAACAGTTTGTGGCACAGGATGGCAAGCCGGATTCTGAACCGGATTGA
- a CDS encoding NCS2 family permease has product MKQGWVTRRLGMEPGDQWKKEIVAGAISYFAVVYIVMVNATILADAGMPLQAAMVGTLLTSIAGCLLMAFGGKSPIIVVPGMGINAFFTYTLVHSMKLSWQEALAVVSVTGVLFAVVAFTSLYKMISEAIPKNLQHGITVGIGLFLTFIGLQKSGIVIAHQTTFVAIGHFNDTGVITACVTLVIALILFIRNVQGGLLISILAGTGLAYVLGAVNPGEPVSALEALRQYGGLFGELSLVKLADLAFWIAVFLLLLIVVFENIGLITAQTHLIGRPQRFKGSLRALSISTVLAGVFGSSPPVAAAETTAGIAAGGRTGLTPLVTAVLFGATFFFIPLLGYIPDSAIAPILIIIGGLMVQSVKDMDFSDFTEAFPAFLIMVMIPFTYSIVDGMAFGFIAYPVAKLAAGQGKQVPKVMYGIAILFLANFVLHGIL; this is encoded by the coding sequence ATGAAACAAGGATGGGTGACCAGACGTCTTGGCATGGAGCCGGGGGACCAGTGGAAGAAGGAAATTGTGGCGGGAGCCATTTCCTATTTTGCCGTGGTTTATATCGTAATGGTCAATGCAACAATTCTGGCTGATGCTGGAATGCCGCTACAGGCGGCTATGGTGGGTACTCTGCTGACGTCCATTGCAGGTTGCTTGCTGATGGCATTTGGTGGTAAGTCGCCGATTATCGTTGTACCTGGCATGGGCATCAATGCATTTTTCACTTATACACTCGTACATTCGATGAAATTGAGCTGGCAGGAAGCCTTGGCGGTTGTATCTGTCACCGGTGTGCTGTTTGCAGTCGTAGCTTTTACATCGTTATATAAAATGATTAGTGAGGCCATTCCGAAAAACCTGCAGCATGGCATTACGGTGGGGATTGGTTTGTTTCTGACGTTCATCGGTCTGCAAAAAAGCGGAATCGTCATCGCACACCAGACCACGTTTGTGGCGATCGGACATTTTAATGATACTGGAGTTATTACCGCTTGTGTTACTCTTGTGATCGCCTTGATTTTATTTATACGCAATGTACAGGGCGGACTCCTGATCAGCATTCTTGCAGGGACAGGTCTTGCATATGTACTCGGTGCCGTAAATCCCGGTGAGCCGGTGTCAGCTCTAGAAGCATTACGTCAATATGGAGGCTTGTTTGGAGAGCTTTCTTTGGTGAAGCTGGCGGATTTGGCGTTCTGGATTGCAGTATTCCTGTTGCTGCTAATTGTTGTATTTGAAAATATTGGACTGATCACGGCCCAGACTCATCTTATTGGTCGTCCCCAGCGGTTCAAGGGGAGCTTACGTGCATTATCCATCAGTACCGTATTGGCAGGTGTATTCGGAAGTAGTCCTCCAGTAGCTGCGGCGGAGACAACAGCGGGTATAGCGGCTGGTGGGCGTACAGGTTTGACTCCACTGGTTACCGCAGTGCTGTTTGGTGCAACGTTCTTCTTTATTCCATTGTTGGGTTATATTCCGGACAGTGCTATTGCACCGATTTTGATCATTATTGGTGGCTTGATGGTACAAAGTGTGAAGGATATGGATTTCAGTGATTTCACGGAAGCTTTTCCGGCTTTTCTGATCATGGTCATGATTCCATTTACGTATAGTATTGTGGACGGTATGGCATTTGGATTCATTGCCTATCCGGTGGCGAAGCTCGCGGCAGGTCAGGGCAAACAGGTACCTAAAGTCATGTACGGCATTGCCATTCTGTTTTTGGCCAATTTTGTGCTGCATGGGATATTGTAA
- a CDS encoding tRNA threonylcarbamoyladenosine dehydratase yields MLHQFSRTELAIGPEGLNALKNSTVAVLGIGGVGGIAVEALARSGVGRIILIDKDVVDITNINRQIHALTTTVGQKKADLMVERVKLINPECDAIALNMFYTEETYEELFKYELDYVLDASDTIIYKIHLIKECLKRKIPVISSMGAANKMDPTKFQVADISKTTMDPIARVVRTKLRKEGIKKGVKVVFSTEEPLKPRADVTQKIVPENAPEIRKAKQPPASNAFVPPVAGLIMVSVAVKELIEIAENKQQ; encoded by the coding sequence ATGCTCCATCAATTTTCAAGAACAGAATTGGCAATCGGACCTGAGGGTCTGAACGCTTTGAAAAATAGTACAGTAGCTGTGCTCGGCATCGGCGGCGTAGGCGGTATTGCAGTGGAAGCTCTCGCCCGCAGCGGTGTTGGCCGTATCATTCTGATTGATAAAGACGTGGTGGACATCACCAACATCAATCGTCAGATTCATGCTTTGACCACGACCGTTGGTCAGAAAAAAGCAGATCTGATGGTGGAACGAGTGAAGCTCATCAATCCAGAGTGTGACGCGATTGCACTGAATATGTTTTACACGGAAGAAACGTATGAGGAATTGTTCAAGTATGAGCTGGATTATGTGTTGGATGCTTCGGACACGATTATTTACAAAATCCATCTCATCAAGGAATGCTTGAAACGGAAGATTCCGGTTATTTCCAGCATGGGTGCGGCGAACAAAATGGACCCAACGAAATTCCAGGTTGCGGATATTTCGAAAACGACCATGGACCCGATTGCCCGTGTTGTCCGCACAAAACTGCGGAAAGAAGGTATCAAAAAAGGTGTGAAAGTGGTCTTCTCCACCGAAGAACCATTGAAACCGCGCGCAGATGTAACGCAGAAAATTGTTCCTGAGAATGCGCCGGAAATTCGCAAGGCCAAACAGCCACCAGCGAGTAACGCCTTTGTTCCTCCTGTAGCCGGACTGATCATGGTCAGTGTGGCCGTCAAGGAACTGATCGAAATCGCAGAGAATAAGCAGCAGTAA
- the aspS gene encoding aspartate--tRNA ligase, whose amino-acid sequence MKRSHHCGALTPAHIGETVTLNGWVQTRRDLGGVLFIDLRDRSGIVQVVFNPAYSGEALQIADRVRSEYVIAVTGKVVKRDEETVNKNLPTGEIEVQITEIEVLNAAKTPPFFIEDGVEVDESLRLKYRYLDLRRPEMFETLKLRSKASKVFRDYLDGEEFVEVETPILTKSSPEGARDYLVPSRVHEGEFFALPQSPQIYKQLLMVGGLERYYQIARCFRDEDLRADRQPEFTQVDIETSFLQQDDLLPMMEELMAKLLRETKGIELELPFQRITYADAMGKYGSDKPDLRFGMELVEMNDIVANSGVKVFASVIEKGGEVKVLNAKGCGTWSRKEIDDLGPFAARYGAKGLAWIQVKDGEFKGPIVKFFTPEEIEAVKERTGAEEGDLLLFSADTKKVVADVLGALRLKIGRQLGLIDDSKFKFAWVVDFPLLGYDEDAKRYVAEHHPFTRPKDEDVHLFDTDPGAIRAQAYDLVLNGYEVGGGSMRIYKRDVQEKMFAALGLSPEVANEKFGYLLEAFEYGTPPHGGIAFGLDRLVMLLAGRTNLRETIAFPKTASATDLLMNAPSEVDNSQLEQLHIRVARKPVAEKK is encoded by the coding sequence ATGAAAAGAAGTCATCATTGCGGCGCATTAACACCCGCACACATCGGTGAGACCGTAACATTGAACGGCTGGGTACAGACCCGCCGTGACCTGGGGGGCGTACTGTTTATCGATCTGCGTGACCGCAGCGGAATTGTACAAGTTGTTTTCAACCCGGCTTACTCTGGCGAAGCATTGCAAATCGCTGACAGAGTGCGGAGCGAGTACGTTATCGCAGTAACAGGTAAAGTGGTTAAACGTGACGAAGAGACCGTAAACAAAAACTTGCCTACAGGCGAAATCGAAGTGCAAATTACCGAGATTGAAGTACTGAACGCGGCAAAAACTCCTCCATTCTTCATCGAAGATGGTGTGGAAGTCGATGAGTCCCTTCGTTTGAAATACCGTTACCTGGACTTGCGTCGTCCGGAAATGTTTGAAACATTGAAATTGCGTTCCAAAGCATCCAAAGTGTTCCGTGATTATCTGGATGGAGAAGAATTCGTTGAAGTAGAAACACCGATTCTGACCAAGAGCTCCCCGGAAGGTGCGCGTGATTATCTCGTACCAAGCCGTGTGCATGAAGGTGAATTCTTCGCCCTGCCGCAATCCCCACAAATCTACAAACAATTGCTGATGGTCGGCGGACTTGAGCGTTACTATCAGATCGCTCGTTGTTTCCGTGATGAAGATTTGCGTGCGGACCGCCAACCGGAATTCACCCAAGTCGACATCGAGACTTCCTTCCTGCAACAGGATGACCTGCTGCCAATGATGGAAGAGCTGATGGCCAAATTGCTGCGTGAAACGAAAGGTATTGAGCTGGAACTGCCTTTCCAACGGATTACGTATGCAGATGCAATGGGTAAATACGGTTCAGACAAACCGGATCTGCGTTTTGGCATGGAACTGGTAGAAATGAACGATATCGTAGCAAACAGTGGTGTGAAAGTATTTGCTTCTGTCATCGAAAAAGGTGGAGAAGTGAAAGTTCTGAACGCCAAAGGCTGTGGTACATGGAGCCGTAAAGAAATCGATGACCTGGGACCATTCGCAGCGCGTTACGGTGCAAAAGGATTGGCATGGATTCAAGTAAAAGATGGCGAGTTCAAAGGACCAATCGTGAAGTTCTTTACGCCAGAAGAGATCGAAGCAGTCAAAGAACGTACTGGTGCTGAAGAAGGCGACTTGTTGCTCTTCTCTGCTGACACCAAAAAAGTGGTTGCAGATGTACTGGGCGCACTTCGTCTGAAAATTGGTCGTCAACTGGGCCTGATCGATGACAGCAAATTCAAATTTGCTTGGGTTGTTGACTTCCCATTACTCGGGTACGATGAAGATGCGAAACGTTATGTAGCGGAACACCATCCATTCACACGTCCTAAAGACGAAGATGTGCATCTTTTTGACACAGATCCAGGTGCTATTCGCGCTCAAGCCTATGACCTCGTTCTGAATGGTTATGAAGTGGGCGGCGGTTCGATGCGTATCTACAAACGTGATGTTCAAGAAAAAATGTTCGCTGCTCTGGGACTTTCTCCGGAAGTAGCCAACGAGAAATTCGGTTATCTGCTCGAAGCATTTGAATATGGAACGCCACCACACGGCGGAATCGCTTTTGGTCTCGACCGTCTGGTGATGCTGCTGGCAGGTCGCACGAATCTGCGTGAAACGATTGCCTTCCCGAAAACGGCAAGTGCAACGGATCTGCTCATGAATGCACCTTCAGAAGTGGATAACTCCCAATTGGAACAACTTCACATCCGCGTAGCCCGTAAACCGGTGGCGGAAAAGAAATAA
- the hisS gene encoding histidine--tRNA ligase, producing MAFQKPTGTQDLLPGVVEKWQFVEEKARDLCRRFNYREIRTPIFEQTSLFVRGVGETTDIVEKEMYTFNDKGDRSMTLRPEGTAGVVRAYVENKIYGEPDVSKLYYIGPMFRYERPQAGRQRQFHQFGVEAIGALDPAIDAEVIALGYQLCVELGLKDVKVEINSVGNPTSRAEYREKLLGFLRPMKDSLCKDCQSRMERNPLRVLDCKVDQDKFVGAPSILDSLDEESLNHFAKLKEYLDDFGVDYVVNNRLVRGLDYYTLTAFELKAQGIGAIDTVGGGGRYNGLVGDIGGPDQPGIGFGIGLERIQLILEHQNIDVSSLAPLDVYFVALGEAADREVNRQLFKLRQSGLSGERDYLGRKMKAQMKSADRFKARYTAILGDDELERGEIALKSMDTGEQQTVKLDDLVSAIRGSK from the coding sequence ATGGCTTTTCAAAAACCGACTGGAACGCAGGACTTGCTACCTGGTGTTGTGGAAAAGTGGCAGTTCGTAGAGGAAAAAGCGCGTGATCTGTGTCGCCGTTTTAATTACCGCGAGATTCGCACACCGATCTTCGAACAGACTTCTTTATTTGTACGAGGCGTTGGGGAAACAACCGATATTGTTGAAAAAGAAATGTACACCTTCAATGATAAAGGGGACCGCAGCATGACCCTTCGTCCGGAGGGTACAGCGGGTGTTGTCCGCGCTTATGTGGAAAATAAAATTTATGGCGAACCGGATGTGAGCAAGCTCTATTACATCGGTCCGATGTTCCGTTATGAACGTCCGCAAGCAGGTCGCCAGCGTCAGTTCCACCAGTTCGGTGTAGAAGCTATCGGAGCCCTTGATCCAGCGATCGATGCTGAAGTCATTGCGCTTGGGTATCAACTGTGTGTAGAACTGGGATTGAAAGATGTCAAAGTCGAGATCAACTCGGTGGGTAACCCAACGAGCCGTGCAGAATATCGCGAAAAACTGCTTGGATTCCTCAGACCGATGAAGGACAGCCTGTGCAAGGACTGCCAATCCCGGATGGAACGTAATCCGCTGCGTGTGCTCGACTGCAAAGTTGATCAGGACAAATTCGTAGGGGCACCTTCCATACTGGATAGTCTGGATGAAGAATCATTGAACCACTTCGCTAAACTGAAAGAGTATCTGGATGATTTTGGCGTAGATTACGTGGTGAACAATCGTCTGGTACGCGGCTTGGATTACTACACATTGACTGCTTTTGAACTGAAAGCCCAAGGCATTGGCGCGATTGATACAGTCGGCGGTGGGGGCAGATACAACGGCCTCGTTGGAGATATCGGTGGACCAGATCAGCCTGGTATTGGTTTCGGTATCGGTCTGGAGCGTATTCAACTGATTCTGGAACACCAGAACATTGATGTTAGTTCCCTTGCTCCACTGGATGTATATTTTGTTGCTCTCGGTGAAGCTGCCGATCGTGAAGTCAACCGTCAACTGTTTAAGCTTCGTCAATCCGGTCTGTCCGGTGAACGCGACTATCTCGGTCGCAAGATGAAGGCCCAGATGAAATCAGCTGACCGGTTCAAAGCCCGTTACACTGCCATTCTAGGTGATGATGAACTGGAACGCGGGGAAATTGCCCTGAAGTCCATGGATACAGGTGAACAACAAACGGTGAAGCTGGATGATCTGGTATCAGCTATACGTGGAAGTAAATAA